The Herbaspirillum sp. DW155 genomic interval GGCCGCTCGACCGGGGCGCACCTGCATTTCGAGGTGCGTATCCGCGGCATTGCCCAGGATCCGCGCAAGTTCCTGGCGCTGGGCGCCACCGGCGGCAATCAGCCCAAGCAGTTGCCGGTCTTCGTGGCAGGTCACTGAGCAGCGTCGGGCGGGCGTTTCCGGCTTGGCAAGCGGTCTGAAAGCCGCATTCCTGGCAAATTGTTGCATACCGGATAAGCCCGGCATGACGGTTTCAGCCAAATTCCGGCTTCCCATTGAAACCTTGTAAACACGCCCGATCTAAAGCGAACGCGGCGCGAGGCCTTTCGTCAAGCCAATGCAGGGGGCCTGCGTGCTAAAATCCGTGGTTCATTTTCGGGCGTGGCCGGCTGGAACCCGGCGGCCGGGAGCCCAACGTCACTCTGCCGGATCGTTCATCGGCGCTTTTATAGAATCCAAGCATGTCATTCCTGACCAAGATTTTCGGCAGCCGTAACCAGCGACTGCTCAAACAATATCAAAAAATCGTCCGCCAGATTAATGCGCTGGAGCCCTCGGTCGAGAAGCTGACCGACGCCGAACTGCAAGCCAAGACGCCCGAATTCAAGCAACGCATCGCCGGCGGCGAGACGCTCGACGCGATCCTGCCGGAAGCCTTTGCGGTTTGCCGCGAAGCTTCCCGCCGCGTGCTCAAGATGCGCCACTTCGACGTGCAGCTGATCGGCGGCATGGCGCTGCACTTCGGCAAAATCGCCGAAATGCGCACCGGTGAGGGCAAGACCCTGATGGCGACCCTGCCAGCCTACCTCAATGCACTCGCCGGCAAGGGCGTCCACGTAGTGACCGTCAACGACTACCTGGCCCAGCGCGATGCCGAAGACATGGGCCGCCTCTACAGCTGGCTGGGCCTGACCACCGGCGTGAACCTGTCGCAGATGGAACACGACGTCAAGCAGGAAGCCTACGCCGCCGACATCACCTACGGTACCAACAACGAATTCGGTTTCGACTACCTGCGCGACAACATGGTCTTCGACGCCGACGACCGCGTGCAGCGCGCCCTGAACTTCGCCATCGTCGACGAAGTGGACTCCATCCTCATCGACGAAGCGCGTACCCCGCTGATCATCTCCGGTCAGGCCGAGAATCACACCGAGCTGTATCACAAGATGAACGCCGTGCCGCCGCTGCTGACCCTGCAGATCGGCGAGGAAACCCCGGACGGCAAGGGCAAGATCGAAGTCCCCGGTGACTACACCAAGGACGAGAAGAGCCACCAGGTGCTGCTGACCGAAGCCGGTCACGACAAGGCCGAGGAAATCCTGACCCAGATGGGCCTGCTGCCCGAAGGCGCTTCGCTCTATGACGCCGCCAACATCACCCTGATCCACCACCTGTACGCCGCCCTGCGCGCGCACACCCTGTATCACCGCGACCAGCATTACGTGGTGCAGAACGGTGAAGTGGTGATCGTCGACGAATTCACTGGCCGCCTGATGACCGGCCGCCGCTGGTCCGATGGCCTGCACCAGGCGGTCGAAGCCAAGGAAGGCGTGAAGATCCAGAACGAGAACCAGACCCTGGCCTCGATCACCTTCCAGAACTACTTCCGCATGTACGCCAAGCTGTCCGGCATGACCGGTACCGCCGATACCGAAGCCTACGAATTCCAGGAAATCTATCACCTGGAAACCGTGGTGATCCCGCCCAACCGTCCCAATGCCCGCAAGGACCGCCAGGATCAGGTCTACAAGACCGCGCAAGAGAAGTACATGGCCATGCTCAAGGACATCCAGGACTGCTACGAGCGCGGCCAGCCGGTGCTGGTGGGCACCACCTCGATCGAGAACTCGGAACTGCTCTCGGGCATCCTGACCAAGGCCAAGCTGCCGCACAACGTGTTGAACGCCAAGCAGCACGCGCGTGAAGCGGAGATCGTGGCACAGGCCGGCCGTCCCAAGATGATCACCATCGCCACCAACATGGCCGGCCGCGGTACCGACATCGTGCTGGGCGGCAACGTGGGCAAGCAGATCCAGCTGATCGAGGCCGATGAATCCCTGTCGGATGCCGACAAGGCCGCCAAGTCCCAGCAACTGCGCGACGAATGGCAGTCCCTGCACGACCACGTCGTCAATGCCGGCGGCCTGCACATCATCGGTACTGAGCGTCACGAATCGCGCCGGGTGGACAACCAGCTGCGTGGCCGTTCCGGCCGCCAGGGCGATCCGGGTTCCTCGCGCTTCTACCTGTCGCTGGACGATGCACTGCTGCGCATTTTCGCCGGCGACCGCGTGCGCGCCATCATGGACCGCCTGAAGATGCCCGAAGGCGAACCCATCGAAGCCGGTATCGTGACCCGCTCCATCGAATCGGCCCAGCGCAAGGTAGAAGCCCGCAACTTCGACATCCGCAAGCAGTTGCTGGAATACGATGACGTCGCCAACGACCAGCGCAAGGTCATCTACCAGCAGCGCAACGAACTGCTGGAGTCGGCCGAGATGGCCGAGATGATCGCCTCGCTGCGCGATGGCGTCTTCACCGACCTGTTCCGCGAATACGTGCCGGCCGAGTCGATGGAAGAGCAGTGGGACATCCCCGGCCTGCAAGCCGTGCTCAAGAACGAGTGGCAGCTGGATGTCGATCTGGAGGGCATGCTCAAGGCCGAACCCGACATGGCCGACGACGACCTGCTGGAGCGCCTGCTCGCCGCCGCCAGGGAGGCCTACGAATCCAAGGTGGCCGTGGTCGGCGTGGACGCCTTCGCCGGTTTCGAGCGCAGTGTCATGCTGCAGAGCATCGACAACCACTGGCGCGAACACCTGGCCGCACTGGACCACCTGCGCCAGGGCATCCACCTGCGCGGCTATGCGCAGAAGAACCCCAAGCAGGAATACAAGCGCGAAGCGTTTGAGCTGTTCGCCCAGATGCTGGACCTGATCAAGAACGAAGTCATCAAGGTCGTCATGACCGTGCGCATCCAGAGCCGCGAAGAAATCGAAGCGGCCGAGGAAAGCATGTCCGGTGGCTCGCCCATCAACGTCAACTACCAGCACGCCGACTTCGACCCCGAGGCCGCACCGGAAGAACTGCTGGCACCGACCGCCCAGGCCGGTACAGAAGACGGTTCGGAATACCCCAAGGTCGGCCGCAACGATCCCTGCCCCTGCGGCAGCGGCAAGAAGTACAAGCAGTGCCACGGCAAGCTGGCGTGAGCCTGAACTGAGCTGACCGGGGTCCGGTTCAGCCGCTTTTTGGCCCGATGTGAAGAGGCTGTCCAATCGCAAGCTTGGACAGCCTTTTTTACATCTGCCAGGTGAAGGCTTCTGCAAAATTTTGCCCGGCTGCCCTTATCATGGCTGCTCCGTCAGTCATCGCCTGCCGCCCAGGAGAACAAGAACATGCCCTTCGCCAAGCTGGTCCGCGCCTTGCCGCGTGCTTTTCTGCGGTTTTCTCTCTCTTCCCGCCTGAGCTGTGCCGCCGCTGCCGTGCTGCTGGCCGGCTGCGCCTCGTCGCCGCTGCCGCAATGGCGCGACAGCGGTCCCGGTTACGCCCCGGTCACGCCCTCCATTGCGGTGACCGATACCAGCGTGCCGGCCGTGGCCATCAGCACCGCCCCGCCCACGCGCGCCGCGCTGGTGGAGGCGGCCAAGGCCGAGTGGGACTTCTTCGGTAACCAGCAGATCGACATGCGCCACGAACCCTTCAGCGCTCCGCGCCTGGGCCTGCTGGAAGATGAAGGCGAGGCCGTCCAGCGGGTGGCCGAATACTGGCATGCGGTGGGCAAGAACCTGACCGGCGCTGACTGCCAGCAAGCCTGGTCGGCCGCCTTCATTTCCTGGCTGATGGTCACGACCAACGTGCCGCCGCAGGATTTCGCCCCCAACGAAACCCACTTCAATTACCTGAGCTTCCTCAAGGAGCGCCAGTCGCGCCCCTCGCCGCAATTCGTGTTGCGTCCGGCCGAGAGCGAGCCGATCGCGCCCGGTGACCTGATCTGCGCGCCGCGCGGCAACAACAACATCACCTCCATCGACGAAATCCGCCCCGGCCTGGCCGGCCATTGCGACATCGTGGTGGAGGTGCATGCCGATGACGGCTGGGCGGGCGTGATCGGTGGCAATGTCTTCAATTCGGTCTCCGAATCGCTGATCTCCGTGGATGCCCGGGGTGTCGCCCAGCCCATTGCGGCGCGCCCGTGGCTGGTGGTGGTCAAGAACCTGCTGCCCTGATACGGAGAGCGCCATGCTGATCCTGGGCAAGCTGCTGCTGGCGCCGCTGTTGCTGGCGCAGGCCAGGCGCCTGCGCAAGACCGCGCTGCGCCTGCCGGAGGCGGCCGGGCCGCGCAGCGGTGTGGAGTTTCCTGCGCTGCGTCCCGAGCTGGTGGCCGAACCGCTGCGCCTGCTGGTGGTGGGCGATTCCTCGGCCGCCGGTGTGGGCGTAGAGCATCAGGAGCAAGCCCTGGCCCAGCCGCTGGCGCGCCATCTGGCGCTGCGTGCCGACCGTCCGGTGGCCTGGCAGCTGGTGGCAAAAAGCGGCGTCAATTCGCTGGAAGCACTGGACCTGCTGGCACGCAGTGAGATCGGCCCGGCCGCCGTGCTGGTGGTGGCGCTGGGGGTGAACGACGTGACCTCGCAGATGCCTCCCAAACGCTACGTGGCCAATCTGCGCCTGCTGTGCGAACGCCTGATGGCGCAGGCGGGGGTGGAGCACATCGTCTTTTCGGGTTTGCCGCCCATGCATCTGTTGCCGGTGGCGCCGCAGCCGCTGCGCTGGTACCTGGGACGGTACGCGCGCAAGCTGGACCGCGCCTTGCGTGACTGGATCGGCGGCGACGCCGCGCTGCGCTACTGCTCGCTGCAATGGGCGCTGCCGCATGAGATGGCCATCGACCGCTTCCATCCCGGTCACGGGCAGTATGCCGAATGGGCCAGGATGAGCGCCGAGATCATCGAAAGCGAGTTCCTGCGTCATCAGCCGGTGACGGAAAGTGTTTAAAATACGCGTTCCGATTTTTACGCTGAAAGCTCGCCATGGCCGTCAATTCCCCGATTCCCGTTCCTTCCGACCTCAAAGCCGTCGCCGGCATCGAACTCGGCCATGCCGAAGCGGGCGTGCGCAAGGCCAATCGCAAGGACGTGCTGGTCATGAAGCTGGCCGAGACCGCCACGGTGGCGGGCGTCTTCACCAAGAACCGTTTCTGTGCCGCCCCGGTGCAGATCTGCCAGGCCAACCTGGCCCAGCTGAGCGCCGGCAAGCCCATCCGCGCCCTGGTGATCAACACCGGCAACGCCAACGCCGGCACCGGTGAAGAAGGCCTGCAGCGCGCCCGGTCGGTCTGCGCCGCGCTGGCCCAGCAGATGGGCGTGGAGCCGCAGCAGATCCTGCCGTTCTCCACCGGCGTGATTCTGGAGCCGCTGCCGGCCGACCGCATCATCGCGGGCCTGCCGCAAGCCATCGGCAACCTCAAGGCCGACAACTGGTTCAACGCGGCCGAGTCCATCATGACCACCGACACCCAGCCCAAGGCTGCTTCGCGCACCCTCACCATCGGCGGCAAGCAAGTGGTGATGACCGGCATCAGCAAGGGCGCCGGCATGATCAAGCCCAACATGGCCACCATGCTGGGTTTCCTGGCCTTCGACGCCAGGCTGCCGCAGGCATTGCTGAACCAGCTGGTCAAGGATGCCGCTGACCACTCCTTCAACTGCATCACCATTGATGGCGATACCTCGACCAACGATTCCTTCATCCTGATGGCCACCGGTGCCGGCGAACTGGAAATCACCAGCGCCGACAGCGACGAGTACAAGCAACTGGCCGCTGCCGTCACCGACCTGTCGCAGAACCTGGCGCACCAGATCGTGCGCGATGGCGAAGGCGCCACCAAGTTCATCGAAGTGGCCGTGGAAGACGGCAAGAGCGTCGAAGAGTGCCGCCAGATCGCCTATTCCATCGGCCACTCGCCGCTGGTCAAGACCGCCTTCTTCGCTTCCGATCCGAACCTGGGCCGCATCCTGGCCGCCATCGGCTACGCCGGCATCGATGATCTGGATGTCTCCAGGATCAACCTGTGGCTGGACGATGTGTGGGTCGCCAAGGATGGTGGCCGCAACCCGGATTACCGCGAAGAAGACGGCCAGCGCGTCATGAAGAAGGCCGAAATCGTGGTGCGCGTGAAGCTGGCGCGCGGCACGGCCAAGGCTTCCATCTGGACTTGCGACCTGTCGCACGATTACGTGTCGATCAACGCCGACTACCGTTCCTGATCGCCTGCTCATGACCCAGTTAGACCAATTCCTGCAGCGTGCCGAAGCCTTGCTGGCACGCGTCGAAGCCATCCTCCCCAATGCCGCCGCCCGTGAACCGGACTGGAATGCCGCCGTCGCCTTCCGCTGGCGCGGCGCCACCGCCCAGCGTCCCGGTTACCTGCAGGCGGTGGGCCATATCTCGCAGATCGCGCTATCCGACCTGCACAATATCGGCCCGCAAAAGGAACAGATCGACCAGAACACCCGCCAGTTCGTCGCCGGCCGTCCGGCCAACAACGTGCTGCTGACCGGTGCGCGCGGCACCGGCAAGTCTTCGCTCATCAAGGCTTGCCTGAACCAGTATGCCGACCAGGGCCTGCGCCTCATCGAAGTGGACAAGGACGACCTGCACGACCTGCAGGACATCGTGGAGCTGGTGGCTTCGCGTCCGGAGCGCTTCATCGTCTTCTGCGATGACTTGTCCTTCGAGGAAGGCGAGGGCGGCTACAAGGCCCTGAAGGTGGCGCTGGACGGCAGCATCGCCGCGCAGTCGGACAACGTGCTGATCTATGCCACCTCCAACCGCCGCCACCTGATGCCGGAGCGTCTCTCCGACAACAGCAGCTACACCCACACCGAGGATGGCGACCTGCATCCCGGCGAGACGGTGGAAGAAAAGATTTCGCTCTCCGAGCGTTTCGGCCTGTGGGTGACTTTCTACCCCTTCAAGCAGGATGATTTCCTGGACATCGTGGCCCACTGGCTGCGCCACTTCGGCTGCAATGAGGCGCAAATCGCCGATGCGCGTGCCGATGCGCTGCGCTGGGCGCTGCAACGCAGTTCGCGCTCGGGCCGCGTGGCCTGGCAGTTTGCGCGCGACTACGCGGGCAAGGCGCAGGCCTGATGAGCGCTGCTTCTGAGTCCGCCGCCAAGCCGGTCGATGTCGCTGTCGGCATCCTGATGCAGCCCAATGGCGACGTGCTGCTGGGCCAGCGTCCGGAGGGCAAGCCCTATGCGGGGTATTGGGAATTCCCCGGCGGCAAGGTCGAGCCGGGCGAAAGCATCTTCGCCGCCTTGCAGCGCGAGTTCAAGGAAGAGCTGGGGATCGAGGTGCTGGACGGCGAGCCCTGGTGCGGCGTCGAGCACGTCTATCCGCATGCCCATGTGCGCCTGCATTTCTATATCAGCCGCCAGTGGCGCGGCGAGCCGCAGAGCCTGGAAGGCCAGGCCTTCGCCTGGCAGGGCAGCGTGGGCGTGGAGCCCTTGCTGCCGGCCACCATCCCGCTGCTCCAGTGGCTGGATCAGCTCAGGTATGGGGACAAAGCCTGAAGATAAGCCGGTTTGAGGCGATATGAAGGAAAAAGCCCGTCATCACTGCACGGGCTTGTCCCCTTCGTCTTCCAGGGGCAGGTTCACTGCGGGGATGGTGTACTTTTCTTCCGCCCAGGCACCCAGGTCGATCTGCTTGCAGCGTTCGGAACAGAAGGGGCGGTACTTGTTCTTCTCGCTCCATTCCACCTTGGTGCCGCAGGTCGGGCAGTCTACGATCGTTGCCATACGTTTTACTTCACTTCATTCGATTCAGATTACAGGTCAAAAGCCGCACAGCGCCAGTTCGAAGGGCACTTCGCCTTCGAAGGAGCGCGGCTTCTCGTCGCCATCCTGCTGGGTGAAACGCACCCACAGCATGTACTTGTTGGCCGAAATCTCGGGGATGGCACCCAGCTCGATGTCGAGCGACAAGCGCAGCATCTGGTAGACCTTGCCTTGCAGCATCTGCTGGTAACTGCCGCCTTCTGCGTTGATTTTCACGGCATGTCCGGATTCCCGCAGCAGGCGCATGACGATGGAGATGGCATCGAACAGCGGGATCAGGGGTGCGAACCAGTTGGAGATATCCTGGAAACGGCGCTCGAACGGATGCTGTTGCCAGGCGTAATAAGCCGGCAGGTCAAATTCGCAGGCGCCGCCCGGGATGATGGTGCGGCCGCGGATGCTCATGAGCCATTCGTTGTCGCGGATGTTCTGGCCGGTCTTGCCCTGGGCGGCCGCGAGGGCGCTGCTGGCCTGGTCGACTTCGGCCAGGATGGCGTTGAGCATCTCGGGCTCGACATTGGGATTGGACTGGTAGGCCAGCAGAATCTGTTTCTGCCGTTCCAGCTCCTGCAGCAGGTCGGACTTGAGGTCGGCGCGTCCGGCGACCTCCAGCATTTCAAAAATGGTGGCAAGGGCGATGTGATGCTGATGCGGGCTTTCCTGGTGCAGGAAGAAGACAAACTTCTCGTAGAGGTCTTCCAGTCGCAACAGCGTGCGAATACGCTCATTGAAAGGGTATTCGTAGACGATCAAAGCATGATCCCTTTATTGGTTGAACCGGACTTGTTAGGCCGCTGACAGGCCGCGTGGGTGCAATAACCTCGTCAACATGTGCAATGTCTGTGATTCTGACCCATGCAGAAGAAAATTACAAATGCAGCCGGCATCAAATGAAGATGCTGTACCGCATCGTATTTGCCCGCCTGCCTGCGCATACTGCCGCGTTGGCAGGGACGGCCCCCAAAGGCTCATGCCCCCTTCGCCAGTTGCAGGTAACGCGCATGCAGCTCGCGTACCTGCGCCGGCAGATCGGCATTGCTGCCGCCGTTGTCGATGACGTCCTGGGCCACCGCCAGCCGCGCCTGGCGGCTGGCCTGGGCGGCCATGATCGCTTCCACTTCCTCGCGCTGCAGGCCGTTGCGCTGCATGACGCGGGCGATCTGCACCTCTTCCGGACAGTCCACCACCAGGATGCGACTGGCGCGTCCGATCCAGGTACCGGACTCCACCAGCAGCGGCACCACGAAGATGATGTAGGGACCGGTGGCAGCCTCGGCTTCACGCACGGTTTCGCTGCGGATCAGCGGATGCAGGATGGCTTCCAGCGCATGGCGTGCAGCAGGATTGCCAAAGACATGCTGGCGCATGTGGGTGCGGTCCATGGCGCCGCGCGCATCGATGAAGGCATCGCCGAAATGATCGCGGATGGGCGCGATGGCCAGGCCCTCCGGTGCGGTCAGGGCATGGGCGATGGCGTCGGTATCGACCAGCGAGGCGCCCAGTTCGCCGAACAGGTTGGCCACGGTGGTCTTGCCGCTGCCGATGCCACCGGTCAGGCCGATGGTGAAGCGTTCAGTCAGAGAAGTCATGAGTCAGAAATCGTAAAGAAGCCGTGTCAGCCAGTGATGGCCCATCAGCAAAGTCAGCATGCCGGCCGCCGCCAGGCAAGGCCCGAAAGGAATGGCCTGGCCGCGCTGGTGGCGCCCCAGGCCCATCAGGGCTGCCCCCAGCACGGCGCCCAGGGCCGAGGCCAGCAGCAGCACCAGCGGCAAGGCTTGCCAGCCCAGCCAGGCACCCAGCGCGGCCATCAGCTTGAAGTCGCCATAGCCGAGTCCCTCCTTGCCGGTGGCCAGCTTGAAGATCCAGAACACCAGCCACAGCGCACCATAGCCGGCCATCGCGCCCAATACTGCATCCTGCAGCGGCACCCCGCCATGCGCGAGATTGACCAGCAGGCCCAGCCACAGCAATGGCAGGGTGAGGTCATCGGGCAGCAGCATGGTTTCGGCATCGATGACGGCCAGCGCGATCAGGAAGGCGGCGCAAGTCATCAGTGCCAGAGCGTGTGTGCCCAACCCGAAGCGCCAGCCCAGCAGCGCAAAGAGCAGCGCCGTCAGCAGTTCCACCAGCGGATAGCGCGCGCTGATGCTGCCCTGGCAGAAGCCGCAGCGTCCGCGCAGCAGCAGCCAGCTCAGCACCGGCACCTTGTGGCGCAGGGCCAGGGGCCGGGCGCAATGCGGGCAGACCGAGGCGGGCAGCCAGAGGTTGTAGCGGGCGCTGTGCGGCAAGGCTTCGCCGCGTTCCTGGGCAACGAAGTTGGCGGTCTCGCGCAGCATCATCAGCGGCAGGCGGTGGATCACCACGTTCAGGAAGCTTCCCACCAGCAGGCCCAGCAGTGCCGCCACAGCGGCCAGGGCCGGGTCGCCGGGGAGGGCCAGGGCATCCAGGAAGGGCATCGTCGCGTCGTTCAGGTTGGGGTTGGTCATCAAGCGCAGCAGGGAAGGCAAGCCTGTGGGCTCACACCACCGCACCCATGCGGAACACCGGCAGGTACATGGCCACCACCAGGCCGCCTATCACCACGCCGAGCACCGCCATGATAACGGGTTCCATCAGGCTGGTGAGGGCGGTGACGGCTTCATCGACCTCGCGCTCGTTGAGCTCGGCGATGCGGGCCAGCATGGCGTCGAGGGCGCCGGCCTCTTCGCCCACGGCCGTCATCTGTACCGCCAGATCGGGAAACACACCCGCAGCCTGCATGGCCGCATGCAGCGAGGCGCCATTGCGCACGGCGTCGCGTACGGCCAGCGAGGCTTCGGCATAGACCACGTTGCCTGCAGCACCGGCCACCGTTTCCAGCGCCTCCACCAGGGCGATGCCCGCGCCGAAGAGGGTGCCGAAGGTACGGCTCCAGCGCGCCAGCGCCGCCTGCCGCAGCAGCCGGCCGAAGATCGGCAGCGACAGGCTCAGGCGCTGCGCCGCCAGCCGTAGCGCGGGATAACGCCGCCACGCCAGCGTCGCCATGATGCCTGCGCTCAGCAAGCCCAGCAGCAACAGCGGACCATGGCGGCCCAGCAGATGCGCCATACCCATCACGATGCGCGTCGGCAAGGGCAGCTCGGCACCGAACTGCTGGAACATCTGCTCGAAGGCCGGTACCACCCACAGCATGATGACCACCGTCACCACTACCGCGACCAGCACCACCGCGCAGGGATAGGCCAGTGCCGCGCGCACCTTGCCCCGCAAGGCCAGCGATTTCTCGCGGTAGAGGGCGATACGCTCCAGCATGCTGTCGAGCATGCCGGCTTCCTCGGCGGCGCGCACCAGATTGCAGAAGAGCGCATCGAACTGCCGTGGATGGCGCGCCAGTGCCGCATGCAGGCTGTCGCCGCGCGCCACGGCTTGCCGCACGTCGGCCAGCAGCACGGCCAGCGCGGTTCTGGCTGCGCCGCGGATGGCGATGTCCAGCGATTGCAGCAGCGGCAGGCCGGCTTGCAGCATGGTGGCGAGCTGGCGGGTGAACAGGGCGATCTGTTTGGCGGTGATGCGTCCGCGCATGATCGGCGTGCTGCTGCTGTCATGCGTGATCTCGCCGGTGCGCCGGCCGTCATCGCGCCGCAGCCGCGCTACCCGCATGCCCTGCTGGCGCAGTCGGGCGCGTGCCTGGGCTTCATCGGCAGCGTTCAGGACGCCGCGCTGCGGGCGGCCGTGGCGGTCCAGCCCCTCCCAGCGGAAGAGGGGGCCGGAAGGCAAGCGCTCAGGTGCAGGCAAGGATCTCTCCCAGGCTGGTTTCGCCGCGCAAGACCTTCAGCAGTCCCGCACGACGCAAGTCGATGATGCCTTCAGCCTGTGCCTGCCGGCCCAGCTCCAGCGTGCCGGCCTGGGCCAGGATGAGCGATTGCATGGCGGCGCTGACCGGCATGACCTGGTAGATCCCGGTGCGTCCGCGAAAGCCGGTCTGGTTGCAGGCCGGGCAGCCATGCGGCACGAAGCTGGCCGACGTGCCACCGGCCGGACGACGGCAGTGGCACAGCCTGCGCACCAGCCGCTGGGCCACGATCAGGCTGACCGAGGCAGCGATGTTGTAGGCCGGCACGCCCATGTTGAGCAGCCGCGTGAGCGTGGCCGGAGCGTCGTTGGTGTGCAGGGTGGAGAGCACCAGATGCCCGGTCTGCGAGGCCTTGACGGCGATGTCGGCGGTTTCCTGGTCGCGGATCTCGCCCACCATCAGCACGTCCGGGTCCTGGCGCAGGAAGGCGCGCAGCGCCAGCGCGAAATCCAGTCCCGCGCGTTCGTTGATGCTGACCTGGTTGATGCCGGGCAGATTGATCTCCACCGGATCCTCGGCGGTGGCGATGTTTACGCCCGGCTGGTTCAGGCGCTGCAGGCAGGCATACAGCGAGACCGTCTTGCCCGAGCCGGTCGGCCCGGTCATCAGCACCAGGCCGTGCGGCTTGCTGATGGCCTGCAGCAGCGCTTCCCGCTGCGCCGGCTCATAACCCAGCTCGGCAATCGACAAGGCGGCCTGGGTGGTATCGAGGATGCGCAGCACGATCTTTTCGCCGAACTGCGTGGGCAGCGTCGAGACGCGGAAGTCCACCGTGCGTGCGCCCAGCGCCAGGCGCATCTTGCCGTCCTGGGGCAGGCGCTTTTCGGCGATATCCAGCCGCGCCAGGATCTTCAGGCGCGTGGCCAGCTTGTCGCGCAGGCTCAGCGGCGGCTGCGCCAGCTCGTGCAGAACGCCATCCACACGCAGGCGCACACGGAAGAGATGTTCAAAGGGTTCGAAATGCAGGTCGGAGGCGCCCATGCCGACCGCATCGGCCAGCAGCTTGTGCAGCAGGCGCACCACCGGAACATCGTCGTCGGCCACGGCCGTGTCGGGAGCTTGCATGGGAGACCTCTCGCGCAGGGGCGCCGCCATGGGGCAACGCGCAGGGAGGGCAAGTCTCCCACGCTCTGCAGCTGGCCGAAAAGCGGGCCAGCGGTTTGCGTGGGTCAAAATCGGCGGAGTTCGATGCGCTGCCGGGGCCGGCACGAGCGTCTTCAGTCCTGCGCGTTCACCTTGGACGGCAGCGCAATGAGCTTGACCATGCGGATGGCCTGGTTCTGCACCTGCACGATCTCGATCACGCAGCCGTCGATCTTGACGGCCACGCTGGCTTCGGGAATGTCCTGCAGGGTTTCCAGCAGCAGGCCGTTGATGGTCTTGGGGCCATCCAGTGGCAGCTTCAGGCCCAGGCGCTTGTTGATGTCGCGTAGCGTGGTGCTGCCTTCGAGCAGGCAGCTGCCGTCCTTGTCCCAGCCGAAGCCTTCACCGGAGGAGCCGGGCGAGGAGGTGGTGAATTCGCCGATCATCTCTTCGATGATGTCTTCCAGCGTCACCAGCCCCTGCACTTCGCCGTATTCATCGACCACGATGCCCAGGCGTTCATGGTTTTCCTGGAAGTATTGCAGCTGGGTGAAGACATCGGTTTCCACCGGCACGTAGTAGGGCGCCGAGAGCAGCGCGCGCAGGTCGTCGTGGGTGATCTCGTCTTCGTGGCGGAACAGCGCCACCGTCTTGCGCACATGCAGGATGCCGACGATGTGGTTGATCTCGCCCTCGAATACCGGCAGCTTGTTGTGATAGCAGGTCGCCAGCTGGTGCAGGATCTCGTCCACCGGGGCGGCCAGGTTCAGGGCCTCGACCTGGGGGCGCGGGGTCATCACGTCTTCCACCGAAATCTTTTCCAGATCGAACAGGTTCAGCAGGATGCTCTTGTGCTTCTGCGGAATGAAGCTGCCGCCTTCGAGCACGATGGAACGCAGCTCTTCGGGGGAAATGCGTTGCTCGGTTGCACGCGCCCCGGTCTTCACGTGCAACACCTTGAGGATGGCCGAGACGAACAGGTTGACGAACCACACC includes:
- a CDS encoding HlyC/CorC family transporter, encoding MDTVPIWVQALALLILILLSAFFSMTETALMAANRHRLRHLAKQGNRAAVTILWLLDRTERLLSLILIANTVINALATALVTALAIAAFGNHQRVITAATAFVAALLIVFAEIVPKVIGATHPERIALFTSFILKPLMRVAKPLVWFVNLFVSAILKVLHVKTGARATEQRISPEELRSIVLEGGSFIPQKHKSILLNLFDLEKISVEDVMTPRPQVEALNLAAPVDEILHQLATCYHNKLPVFEGEINHIVGILHVRKTVALFRHEDEITHDDLRALLSAPYYVPVETDVFTQLQYFQENHERLGIVVDEYGEVQGLVTLEDIIEEMIGEFTTSSPGSSGEGFGWDKDGSCLLEGSTTLRDINKRLGLKLPLDGPKTINGLLLETLQDIPEASVAVKIDGCVIEIVQVQNQAIRMVKLIALPSKVNAQD
- a CDS encoding ATPase, T2SS/T4P/T4SS family; translated protein: MQAPDTAVADDDVPVVRLLHKLLADAVGMGASDLHFEPFEHLFRVRLRVDGVLHELAQPPLSLRDKLATRLKILARLDIAEKRLPQDGKMRLALGARTVDFRVSTLPTQFGEKIVLRILDTTQAALSIAELGYEPAQREALLQAISKPHGLVLMTGPTGSGKTVSLYACLQRLNQPGVNIATAEDPVEINLPGINQVSINERAGLDFALALRAFLRQDPDVLMVGEIRDQETADIAVKASQTGHLVLSTLHTNDAPATLTRLLNMGVPAYNIAASVSLIVAQRLVRRLCHCRRPAGGTSASFVPHGCPACNQTGFRGRTGIYQVMPVSAAMQSLILAQAGTLELGRQAQAEGIIDLRRAGLLKVLRGETSLGEILACT